A window of Acinetobacter sp. TR3 contains these coding sequences:
- a CDS encoding DUF6160 family protein produces the protein MKKNKKLGCLLLLLLSPYSIAMQPMDDQSLATMTGQDGLTIQAQANVEFKQLSMIDNDGLSYGSGSSLYTSPDYTKRAGLVIGGQTSSSPIRVVGLNGSSETILGFNAVIDSDVGTVLNKGAFTNIALSFNSNITGIRISPFSVYAASESTLSDIISNSYTKSTIYDSSTLKPKAGLAKEIVRVGGASGIDIVFAANKPTVNIQLGAAPQGHMIMFGGAINSICGSGSGCNIVAVSDYDGSNNPYGIGFDFKFTGYNNSPFGLTGFYAGIEGKNGTDSGGLVFGNSGVSDKFNLSLNNVILGQSGSSSTTYPSSTFNGLPNASIGSIGAVGASVTNLKMKVSGM, from the coding sequence ATGAAAAAAAATAAAAAGCTAGGATGTCTATTGTTACTGCTATTAAGTCCATACTCTATAGCGATGCAACCTATGGATGACCAGAGTCTTGCTACAATGACAGGGCAAGATGGTCTGACTATTCAAGCACAAGCAAATGTTGAGTTTAAGCAGTTATCTATGATAGATAATGATGGTTTGTCATACGGTAGCGGTTCTTCATTATATACATCGCCTGATTATACTAAAAGGGCTGGTTTAGTGATTGGAGGGCAAACGTCTTCTAGCCCTATTCGAGTTGTAGGGCTAAATGGTTCTAGTGAAACTATTCTTGGATTCAATGCTGTAATTGACTCAGATGTTGGGACTGTTTTAAATAAAGGAGCTTTCACAAATATTGCTTTATCTTTTAACAGTAATATCACAGGAATTCGTATTTCTCCTTTTTCTGTATATGCTGCTAGCGAAAGTACTCTCTCTGATATCATTAGTAATTCATACACTAAAAGTACAATCTATGATAGTTCTACATTAAAACCTAAAGCAGGTTTAGCGAAAGAAATTGTAAGAGTTGGTGGTGCAAGTGGGATAGATATCGTTTTTGCCGCTAATAAACCAACAGTAAATATTCAATTAGGTGCAGCACCACAAGGACATATGATTATGTTTGGAGGTGCAATAAATTCAATTTGTGGTTCAGGTAGTGGTTGTAATATAGTTGCTGTTTCTGACTATGATGGAAGCAATAATCCATATGGTATCGGTTTTGATTTTAAATTTACGGGTTATAATAATTCACCTTTTGGGCTGACTGGTTTTTATGCGGGTATTGAGGGTAAAAATGGCACGGACTCTGGTGGGTTGGTTTTTGGGAATTCGGGAGTTTCAGACAAATTTAACTTAAGTTTAAATAACGTAATTTTAGGGCAGTCTGGAAGTTCGTCTACGACATATCCATCGAGCACTTTTAATGGATTGCCAAATGCTTCAATTGGAAGTATAGGTGCTGTAGGCGCATCAGTTACTAACTTAAAGATGAAAGTTAGTGGGATGTAA
- a CDS encoding tRNA-dihydrouridine synthase — protein sequence MKLVLAPMEGLTDPIMRDVLTHVGSFDWCVTEFIRITDSILPDHIYYSFCPELKNSGKTAAGTPVHVQFLGNNPEMLAANAAKVVELGAPAIDLNFGCPAKTVNRHRGGSVLLDEPETVHLLVKAVRDAVPAHIPVSAKMRLGYLDENHTLDNAHAIEDAGANWLTVHARTKADGYTPPAYWEKIQPIVEALDINVIANGEIWNNTDAKACIAQSDCHDIMIGRGAVTTPDLTLCIRENSDQAILSWPELVQLQQRFLSGQYKTEIGMIGRYKQWLGMMTKAYPEAQELWTKVKKEKQLDDIINYLEQS from the coding sequence GTGAAACTTGTGCTCGCTCCAATGGAAGGTCTAACTGATCCAATCATGCGTGATGTGCTCACTCATGTCGGCAGTTTTGATTGGTGCGTAACCGAGTTTATTCGTATTACCGATAGTATTCTTCCAGATCATATTTATTATAGTTTTTGTCCTGAACTCAAAAACTCAGGTAAAACTGCGGCTGGCACACCAGTTCATGTTCAATTTCTTGGCAATAATCCAGAAATGTTAGCAGCAAACGCAGCGAAAGTTGTTGAACTCGGTGCCCCAGCAATTGATCTTAATTTTGGTTGCCCTGCTAAAACTGTTAATCGTCATCGTGGCGGTTCTGTTCTATTGGATGAACCTGAAACCGTACATCTCTTAGTTAAAGCTGTTCGTGATGCTGTACCTGCACATATACCCGTTTCAGCTAAAATGCGTCTGGGCTATCTAGATGAAAACCACACTTTAGATAATGCACATGCGATAGAAGATGCTGGCGCAAATTGGCTTACCGTACATGCGCGTACTAAAGCAGATGGCTATACCCCACCTGCCTATTGGGAAAAAATTCAGCCAATCGTCGAAGCTTTAGACATCAATGTGATTGCGAATGGTGAGATTTGGAATAATACTGATGCCAAAGCGTGTATAGCGCAGTCAGATTGCCATGATATTATGATTGGTCGAGGTGCTGTGACTACACCAGATCTCACCTTATGTATTCGAGAGAATAGTGATCAAGCTATCCTTTCTTGGCCAGAGTTAGTGCAACTCCAGCAACGTTTTTTAAGTGGTCAGTACAAAACTGAAATTGGAATGATCGGACGTTATAAGCAATGGTTAGGTATGATGACGAAAGCCTATCCAGAGGCTCAAGAGCTCTGGACAAAAGTAAAAAAAGAAAAACAACTGGATGATATTATTAATTACTTGGAGCAGAGCTGA
- a CDS encoding cytochrome C assembly family protein, with amino-acid sequence MISLPLVYTILALVAYTSSFWYLFIRLMSKRTPNLWCYSIMIGLGLLLHSTVLYQDMMTPIGVNYDVFNLISFTSGLMLALSLILSLIRPILPLNLIGTPVAAIGLILGYAFSQPNQVIEQHSLGLDLHIILSLSAYAVLLMATIHSVLLWFQDRELKKKQKRRIWVNLLPPFQVMESVLFDLIITGFGLLTAALLFGFFTIDNFFAQHLAHKTAFSIISWFLYGALLIGHYKFGWRGRKAIRFTITGFILLAIGFIGSKFVLEMILGR; translated from the coding sequence ATGATCAGTCTCCCCTTGGTTTACACAATTTTGGCACTTGTAGCTTATACCAGTTCTTTTTGGTATTTGTTTATACGTTTGATGTCAAAACGTACTCCAAATCTTTGGTGTTATTCGATTATGATTGGTCTAGGGCTATTACTGCATAGTACTGTGCTCTATCAAGATATGATGACACCAATTGGCGTGAATTATGATGTATTTAACCTGATTTCATTCACTTCGGGGCTGATGCTAGCACTCAGTTTAATTTTAAGTTTAATTCGACCAATCTTGCCATTAAATTTAATTGGCACTCCTGTTGCCGCAATTGGTTTAATTTTAGGATATGCTTTTAGTCAACCAAACCAAGTCATTGAACAACATAGCTTAGGTTTAGATCTTCATATCATCCTCTCTTTATCAGCTTATGCTGTTTTACTGATGGCAACCATTCATTCAGTATTACTTTGGTTTCAAGATAGAGAACTTAAGAAGAAACAAAAAAGACGAATTTGGGTTAACTTACTTCCACCATTCCAAGTGATGGAATCGGTACTCTTTGATTTAATTATCACAGGTTTTGGGTTACTCACTGCTGCACTTCTCTTTGGCTTTTTTACAATTGATAACTTCTTTGCTCAACATCTTGCTCATAAAACCGCTTTTAGTATTATTTCATGGTTTTTATATGGTGCGCTTTTAATTGGGCATTACAAATTTGGCTGGCGCGGACGTAAAGCAATTCGCTTTACCATTACAGGTTTTATCTTACTTGCAATTGGTTTTATCGGTAGTAAGTTTGTTTTAGAAATGATTTTGGGACGTTAA
- the ffh gene encoding signal recognition particle protein, translated as MFDTLTERLTQSLRNVTGSGQLTEDNIKDTLREVRMALLEADVALPVTREFIAKVKEEALGQEVMTQLSPGQAFVKIVYDELTKMMGEANETLDLSAKPPVVVLLAGLQGAGKTTTAAKLARFLKERQKKKVMTVSADVYRPAAIKQLETVSNEVGVGFIPSEASEKPIDIVNRAIEQAKIQFADVLIVDTAGRLHVDEDMMDEIKELHAAVKPTETLFVVDAMTGQDAANTAKAFNDALALTGVILTKTDGDARGGAALSVRAITGKPIKFLGIGEKLDALEPFHPDRVAQRILGMGDVLSLVEEVERKIDKEKAEKMAKKLQKGGTFNFEDMLMQFEQMSKMGGMMGFLDKLPGMSNSGIQDAIAQANPEKQVKKMEAIIQSMTIKERRNPDLMNPSRKKRIAAGCGMDVAEVNKLIKQQAQMAKMMKKFANPSGMSKMLKSLGNMQKQFGGGNMGPLFGSNEPKK; from the coding sequence ATGTTTGATACCTTAACAGAACGACTCACACAGAGTTTAAGAAATGTTACTGGCTCAGGGCAGCTGACCGAAGACAATATTAAAGATACCTTACGTGAAGTACGTATGGCACTTCTTGAAGCCGATGTGGCATTACCTGTAACTCGTGAATTTATCGCGAAGGTTAAGGAAGAAGCTCTCGGTCAAGAAGTCATGACTCAGCTTTCTCCAGGTCAGGCATTTGTAAAAATTGTCTATGATGAACTCACCAAAATGATGGGTGAGGCAAATGAGACTCTAGATTTAAGCGCAAAGCCACCTGTCGTGGTTTTACTTGCAGGTTTGCAAGGTGCGGGTAAAACAACAACTGCCGCAAAATTAGCGCGTTTTCTGAAAGAGCGCCAAAAGAAAAAAGTAATGACTGTTTCTGCTGACGTCTATCGTCCAGCCGCAATCAAGCAGTTAGAAACAGTATCCAATGAAGTTGGTGTGGGTTTCATTCCATCAGAAGCATCTGAAAAGCCAATTGATATTGTTAATCGTGCGATTGAACAAGCTAAAATCCAGTTTGCTGATGTTTTAATTGTTGATACCGCAGGACGTCTGCATGTCGATGAAGACATGATGGATGAGATTAAAGAATTACACGCTGCAGTTAAGCCAACAGAGACTCTGTTTGTTGTCGATGCGATGACAGGTCAGGATGCTGCTAATACAGCAAAAGCGTTTAACGATGCTCTGGCTTTGACTGGTGTTATTCTCACTAAAACTGATGGTGATGCACGTGGTGGTGCTGCGCTTTCTGTTCGTGCGATTACAGGTAAACCGATCAAGTTCTTGGGTATCGGTGAAAAACTAGATGCACTTGAGCCATTCCATCCAGATCGTGTTGCACAACGTATCTTAGGTATGGGTGACGTACTTTCTTTAGTCGAAGAAGTTGAACGCAAAATCGACAAAGAAAAAGCCGAAAAAATGGCGAAGAAATTGCAGAAAGGCGGAACCTTCAACTTTGAAGATATGCTGATGCAATTTGAGCAAATGAGCAAGATGGGCGGGATGATGGGCTTCTTGGATAAGTTGCCTGGCATGAGTAACTCTGGTATTCAAGATGCGATTGCACAAGCAAATCCTGAAAAGCAAGTGAAAAAAATGGAAGCGATTATTCAATCGATGACCATTAAAGAACGCCGTAACCCAGATTTGATGAATCCAAGCCGTAAAAAACGTATTGCTGCGGGTTGTGGTATGGATGTTGCTGAAGTGAATAAATTAATTAAGCAACAAGCTCAAATGGCGAAAATGATGAAGAAATTTGCGAATCCGTCAGGAATGAGCAAAATGTTGAAGTCATTAGGTAATATGCAAAAACAATTTGGTGGCGGTAACATGGGACCTTTATTTGGTAGTAATGAACCCAAAAAATAA
- a CDS encoding pantothenate kinase has protein sequence MKSLWLDIGNTRLKYWITENDQVLEHAAELHLQSPADLLLGLIQHFRHQNLSQVGISSVLDTENNQRIQMILDILEIPIIFAQVHANYAGLRCGYDVPSQLGIDRWLQVLAISKPDQNFCVIGCGTALTIDLVEGLQHLGGYILPNLYLQRDSLIQNTKGIKIPDSAFDNLKPGHNTVDAVHHGILLGLISTIDQIMQQSPKHLILTGGDADIFAKFLQHHRPLIESDLLLKGLKNYVQLKSALTNV, from the coding sequence ATGAAAAGTCTATGGTTGGATATCGGTAATACCCGTTTAAAATATTGGATTACCGAAAATGATCAAGTGCTTGAGCATGCTGCAGAATTACATTTACAGTCACCTGCCGATTTACTGTTAGGTTTAATTCAACATTTTAGGCATCAAAATTTAAGTCAGGTTGGGATTTCATCTGTTTTAGACACAGAAAATAATCAACGTATTCAAATGATCCTCGATATTTTGGAAATTCCAATTATCTTCGCTCAGGTACATGCTAATTATGCAGGGCTTCGTTGTGGTTATGATGTTCCAAGTCAACTCGGGATTGATCGTTGGTTACAGGTCTTAGCAATTTCAAAACCTGATCAAAACTTTTGTGTGATTGGCTGTGGTACAGCGCTGACCATCGATTTAGTAGAAGGCTTACAACATTTAGGCGGTTATATTCTGCCAAATTTATATTTGCAACGAGATTCACTCATTCAAAATACCAAGGGCATTAAAATTCCAGATTCGGCTTTTGATAATTTAAAACCTGGACACAACACCGTTGATGCTGTACATCACGGTATCTTGCTAGGTCTAATTAGTACCATTGATCAAATTATGCAACAATCACCTAAACACCTGATTTTAACAGGTGGAGATGCTGATATATTCGCCAAATTTCTGCAACATCATCGGCCGTTGATTGAATCTGATCTCTTACTTAAAGGACTAAAAAATTACGTTCAACTTAAGTCAGCATTAACCAATGTTTGA